Proteins from a single region of Primulina tabacum isolate GXHZ01 chromosome 5, ASM2559414v2, whole genome shotgun sequence:
- the LOC142544969 gene encoding uncharacterized protein LOC142544969 — MLTCSNGIFRNMTTEQSCTKSCCLFCILKEQDSTIRKSAIKEYLKGILFLDSEVLILVVSSLWNIAMTQPNDQELPSLGVFECMAGLIRKALHDRTWLLTHQNIYIPYYAAHIIGSFTMNEVKSAVRAVDSGVIPPLLELLRGKMSWVEQRVAVRALGHLASYEMTFEAIKAYEDEMVKLAMCLASSCLEVVYNRFVGVKARKRRARYHINLLTRGVGGVEMENQKAEEWASQLQCWSIHLLNCFAIKGRSLNLICKQEFLKDLYEMWGGLVNQSSPAGVGLIRILCYSELGRESISEWRHVIENLCHLSRSSDDWQYMGIDCLLLLLKDPKTRHKVFDIAASYLIDLIELRNLGNRPNVGETITRALLSNFKHHQNSEIKNPTLQKAIKELWILKAYKRKQEQNMSSENLEEKRVKVNVLKQEGNRMFFLGQIEEAKFKYTEALEFCRLMHRNDRVALHSNRAQCSLLLRNPDSAISDATRALCICSPPNTHAKSLWYRSQAYDMKGMAKESLLDCITFINLCIKMNVENHLKIPYYALRMISKQMDLTWIFRAARLKALSTCPRVKNQENKGKMCVQLRNKSSISGLSTILEDQPFPGKDGRERKKIEKAKGRNKLIISS; from the exons ATGCTAACTTGCAGCAATGGTATATTTCGAAATATGACTACTGAACAATCTTGCACCAAATCTTGTTGCTTGTTTTGCATCTTGAAGGAGCAAGATTCAACAATCAGAAAATCTGCAATAAAAGAATACCTAAAAGGAATACTTTTTCTTGATTCTGAAGTACTTATTCTTGTTGTAAGCTCACTATGGAACATCGCTATGACTCAGCCAAATGATCAAGAACTTCCATCTCTTGGTGTCTTTGAATGCATGGCTGGTTTGATAAGAAAAGCTCTCCATGATAGAACGTGGCTACTTACACATCAGAATATATACATCCCATATTATGCAGCTCATATTATCGGCTCATTTACTATGAACGAAGTCAAATCCGCGGTAAGAGCTGTCGACTCAGGAGTGATTCCACCATTGTTAGAGCTCTTGAGAGGAAAAATGAGTTGGGTAGAGCAAAGAGTTGCTGTTCGAGCTCTCGGTCATCTTGCTAGCTACGAAATGACGTTTGAAGCCATTAAGGCATATGAAGATGAAATGGTTAAATTAGCCATGTGTTTAGCTTCATCCTGCCTGGAAGTGGTCTATAACAGGTTTGTGGGAGTGAAGGCTAGGAAAAGGAGAGCGAGGTATCACATCAACTTACTTACACGAGGTGTTGGAGGGGTCGAAATGGAGAACCAAAAAGCGGAGGAGTGGGCCAGCCAACTTCAGTGTTGGAGTATACATCTTTTGAACTGTTTTGCAATAAAGGGAAGATCTTTGAATCTCATTTGCAAGCAAGAGTTCTTGAAGGATTTGTATGAAATGTGGGGTGGATTAGTAAATCAATCATCACCTGCCGGAGTTGGACTTATAAGAATTCTATGTTACAGTGAACTTGGAAGAGAAAGCATATCGGAATGGAGACATGTTATCGAGAATTTATGTCATCTTTCGAGATCTTCCGATGATTGGCAGTACATGGGAATTGATTGTCTTCTATTACTCCTTAAAGATCCAAAGACAAGGCATAAAGTTTTTGACATTGCTGCATCGTACCTCATCGATTTGATTGAGCTTAGGAATCTTGGAAACAGGCCAAATGTTGGTGAGACGATCACAAGGGCACTTCTCAGTAACTTTAAGCACCACCAAAACTCAGAAATCAAGAATCCTACTCTCCAAAAAGCCATAAAAGAGTTATGGATTTTGAAGGCATATAAGAGAAAACAAGAGCAAAACATGTCTAGTGAGAACCTTGAAGAAAAAAGGGTAAAGGTAAACGTATTAAAACAAGAAGGAAACAGAATGTTTTTCTTAGGACAGATCGAGGAAGCCAAGTTTAAATACACCGAGGCTCTAGAATTTTGCCGATTAATGCATAGAAATGATAGAGTTGCATTGCATAGCAATAGGGCGCAATGCAGTTTGCTGCTAAGAAATCCAGATTCCGCCATAAGTGATGCAACTCGAGCTCTTTGCATTTGTAGCCCTCCAAATACTCATGCCAAAAGCCTTTGGTATAGATCACAAGCCTATGACATGAAAGGAATGGCCAAAGAGAGCCTGTTAGATTGCATCACTTTCATCAATCTTTGCATCAAGATGAACGTAGAAAATCACTTAAAAATTCCATATTACGCACTCCGAATGATCAGCAAGCAGATGGATTTGACGtggatatttagagctgctcgGCTCAAGGCACTGAGTACTTGTCCTCGAGttaaaaatcaagaaaacaagggAAAAATGTGTGTCCAACTACGAAACAAGAGCTCCATATCAG GCCTGTCAACGATTTTAGAAGATCAGCCATTTCCTGGAAAAGATGGCCGTGAAAGGAAGAAGATTGAAAAGGCTAAAGGAAGAAACAAACTGATCATCTCTAGCTAG